One genomic segment of Ipomoea triloba cultivar NCNSP0323 chromosome 9, ASM357664v1 includes these proteins:
- the LOC116030643 gene encoding germin-like protein subfamily 1 member 18: protein MTMRFIVVAIAMVALTSSFAHASDPSPLQDFCVAVNDSVAAVFVNGKICKNPMQVVANDFLFRGLNMPGNTSNPLGSMVTPVNVNNLPGLNTLGISLARIDFAPNGLNPPHTHPRATEVLFLLEGTLYVGFVLSNPPPGMKNPLFTKTLVAGDVFVFPQGLIHFQFNVGKGNAVAFAGLSSQNPGVITIANAVFGSNPPINPQVLTKAFQVGQNVINYLQAQFWYNNN, encoded by the exons ATGACTATGAGATTCATAGTTGTCGCCATTGCTATGGTGGCTTTAACATCTTCATTTGCCCATGCATCCGATCCAAGCCCTTTGCAAGACTTCTGTGTTGCAGTTAATGATTCTGTGGCTGCCG TGTTCGTGAATGGGAAAATATGCAAGAATCCGATGCAAGTTGTAGCTAATGATTTCCTCTTTAGAGGTCTAAACATGCCCGGAAACACATCAAATCCACTTGGATCAATGGTCACACCCGTAAATGTCAACAACCTACCAGGACTTAACACACTCGGCATCTCACTAGCCCGTATTGACTTTGCACCAAACGGCCTCAACCCACCTCACACACATCCTCGAGCAACTGAGGTTTTGTTTCTTTTAGAAGGCACTCTCTATGTGGGATTCGTCCTGTCAAATCCTCCGCCGGGCATGAAGAACCCTCTCTTCACCAAAACATTGGTAGCAGGTGATGTATTTGTGTTCCCACAAGGCCTCATTCATTTCCAATTCAATGTTGGAAAGGGCAATGCAGTTGCATTTGCTGGACTAAGTAGCCAAAATCCTGGAGTTATCACTATTGCAAATGCTGTTTTCGGTTCAAATCCACCCATCAATCCTCAAGTTCTCACTAAAGCATTCCAAGTTGGGCAAAATGTGATTAACTATCTCCAAGCTCAATTTTGGTATAACAACAACTAG